Proteins encoded within one genomic window of Triticum aestivum cultivar Chinese Spring chromosome 2D, IWGSC CS RefSeq v2.1, whole genome shotgun sequence:
- the LOC123049163 gene encoding protein TsetseEP has product MRSLGCTSLCFHLALLLLLAMVTADDPSLADGGRLIDPKPSPKPTPKPMPQPNPKMPHPNPNPNPKPMTRAKPEPNPIPDPDAKPQPKPMPQPDPKPTPEKPNPKPQPGSLPVYSLDDIGSDRTNPKPDPQPNPRTNPAKPDPEVKPQPQPKPQPNPKPTPAKPEPKPRPGPSKPQPNPNPQPGPSKPKPPVYARRAASGKPLN; this is encoded by the coding sequence ATGAGGTCTCTCGGCTGCACTTCGCTGTGCTTTCACCTGGCCTTGCTTCTCCTCCTTGCCATGGTCACGGCGGATGATCCTAGCCTCGCCGATGGAGGGAGGCTCATCGACCCCAAGCCTTCCCCGAAACCCACTCCAAAACCGATGCCCCAACCCAACCCTAAAATGCCGCACCCGAACCCGAACCCAAACCCAAAGCCCATGACTCGTGCAAAGCCGGAACCCAACCCAATTCCGGACCCAGATGCCAAGCCACAACCAAAGCCAATGCCTCAACCGGACCCAAAGCCAACTCCTGAAAAGCCAAATCCTAAACCTCAGCCAGGGTCATTGCCGGTGTATTCACTAGACGACATTGGTTCCGACAGGACGAACCCAAAGCCCGACCCGCAGCCCAACCCTAGGACAAACCCAGCAAAGCCGGACCCAGAAGTCAAGCCACAACCTCAGCCAAAACCCCAGCCAAACCCAAAACCCACTCCTGCAAAGCCGGAGCCTAAACCACGGCCAGGACCATCCAAGCCGCAGCCAAACCCCAACCCCCAGCCAGGACCGTCCAAGCCTAAGCCACCGGTGTACGCACGTCGCGCTGCCTCCGGCAAGCCCCTCAACTGA